CGGCGGTTGTAAAGCTCCAGCATTCGGTCGTTGCCGATATCGGCGGGGGCCGCGCGGGACAACTCCAGCAGGACACGGGTGTCGGCAAGGCTCATGTTCAGGCCCTGCGCGCCGATGGGCGGGACGACATGGGCGGCCTCGGCAATCAGTGCCGTGCGCTCGTCGTGGAACCTCTCGGCGATCTGGCTGATGATCGGCCAGACCGTGCGGCGGGTCACAAGATTGAGGGGACCGTAGATCGCGCCGGAACGTGCCGTCATCTCGGCGTTGAACTCGGCCTCGGGCATGCTGGCCAGACGCAGTGCCTCGGGCCCGTGCTCCATCCAGACGATGGCCGAACAGGGCTTTCCGTCGCGGTCGGGCAGGGGAACCAGCGTGAACGGCCCGCCCGAGCGGTGGATTTCCGTCGATACGTTATGGTGCGGTTCGGGATGGGTGACAGCGAAGGCCAGTGCCTTTTGCCCGTAACGCATGGTGCGCACGCCGATCCCGACAGCCTCCCGCACGGGGGAGTTGCGTCCGTCCGCGGCGATCAGCAGCTTTGCCGAGACACGTGTTCCGTCCGTCAGGGTGACCAGCGCCTCAACATCCCGGGTCAGAACCGATTTCGTCCCGACGCCGGTGCGGAATTCCACATTGGGCAACTCGGTCAGCCGGGCCACCATTTCGCGGCGCAGCAGCCAGTTGGGCAGGTTCCATCCGAAGGGCTGTTCGGACAGGTCGGAGGCGTTGAAGTCGCGCGTGATACGGGGCGCCGGGGTCTTGCCGCCCGCATCGACGATGCGCATGGTCTGAAGCTCGGTCGCATATGGCGCCAGTCTGTCCCACAGACCGGCATCCTTCAGGACCTTCAGGGAGGGTTGCAGGAAAGCCGTGGTGCGCAGGTCTGCACCGTCGGCCGTTTCCTCGGTCACGGGCGGTGCCGGGTCAACGCACAACACCGAAAAGCCGGCCGATCCGAAAGCGGCCGCCGCAGTCATCCCGGCAACACCGCCGCCGGAGATCAGAACGTCTTTGGAAATGCGCGTCATGTCACCCTCCTGAACCCCAGATAGCGTGGTGCCGCCCGAGGTCCAAGAGGCGTTTGACGGATCAGCCGCGGCTGAGCCAGACCATAATGGCCAGCATCACCCAGGTGGCGACGACCGCGGGCATGAAGAGCCCCAGCACGCCCCATTTGACCACGGCGAAGGCCCAGAGCCCCGCACCGATCAGGATGACGGCCCAGATGCTGGCATCGGTGACGAGGCCATTGCCCTTCTTCGGCGCGTCTTCTGTCATATTCGTTCCCATGAATGTCTCCCTATTGGTGCGGCGATCAAACCATATGCGGCATACTGGAATATGTGGCGGAATGTCGCAAGCAGATCCGGTCATCCTTAACCGCCGGTCAGTCGGCCAAGAAAGGCGGTCAGGTCGTCGGTGTGATGGTCGATATGCCCGGCGGGCTCTTCTGCCGGGGCGACATGGACCGTGCGCAGCCCCATCGCATGCGGTTCGGCGAGGTTCCGCGCATCGTCTTCGAACATCGCGCCTTCCCGCGGGACGATTCCCGCTTGCGCAAAAACCTTCTCAAACGCCGTGCGCCGCGGTTTCGGCTGAAAGCCCGCATGCTCGACGCCATAGACCGCATCGAACACGCCCGACAGGCCGCGCGCCGCCAGCACCCGTTCGGCATAGGGGGCCGATCCATTGGTATGGACGATCCGCCGCCCCGGCAGGGCTGTGATGCGCGCCCGCAGGTCGGGGTCCGGCGCAAGGTGGTCCAGAGAGATGTCATGGACATCGGTCAGGTACGGTCCGGGGTCGACGCCGTGCACCTCCATCAATCCGGCCAGTGTGGTGCCGTATTCGGCCCAATAAGCCTTGCGCAGCCGGTTGGCCTCGGCCTCGGCGACGTTCAGCGCGTCCATCACGAAGGCGGTCATGCGACGCTCGATCTGATCGAACAGGCGCGCCTCTGGCGGGTAAAGCGTGTTGTCCAGATCGAAGACCCAAGCCCGGACATGTGAAAACGAAGATGCAACCATTCTGCATCGATACCGTGCTGCGGCATTCGGCACAATTGCCGGGGCTTGATTTGCCGCGGCGCAGAGCACTATTGTCTACCACGGTATGCAGGAGCGCCCCTAGATGAAGGACATCCGTCCCGCGCACAAGGATGCGTATGACCTTATATTGGAAGCGATCGATG
The genomic region above belongs to Rhodovulum sp. P5 and contains:
- a CDS encoding UbiH/UbiF family hydroxylase; the protein is MTRISKDVLISGGGVAGMTAAAAFGSAGFSVLCVDPAPPVTEETADGADLRTTAFLQPSLKVLKDAGLWDRLAPYATELQTMRIVDAGGKTPAPRITRDFNASDLSEQPFGWNLPNWLLRREMVARLTELPNVEFRTGVGTKSVLTRDVEALVTLTDGTRVSAKLLIAADGRNSPVREAVGIGVRTMRYGQKALAFAVTHPEPHHNVSTEIHRSGGPFTLVPLPDRDGKPCSAIVWMEHGPEALRLASMPEAEFNAEMTARSGAIYGPLNLVTRRTVWPIISQIAERFHDERTALIAEAAHVVPPIGAQGLNMSLADTRVLLELSRAAPADIGNDRMLELYNRRRRPEVLARVTGIDMLNRVSMRGEPVARDLRAAGIAGLYSLAPVRKTLMRAGMGVRPV
- a CDS encoding pyrimidine 5'-nucleotidase gives rise to the protein MVASSFSHVRAWVFDLDNTLYPPEARLFDQIERRMTAFVMDALNVAEAEANRLRKAYWAEYGTTLAGLMEVHGVDPGPYLTDVHDISLDHLAPDPDLRARITALPGRRIVHTNGSAPYAERVLAARGLSGVFDAVYGVEHAGFQPKPRRTAFEKVFAQAGIVPREGAMFEDDARNLAEPHAMGLRTVHVAPAEEPAGHIDHHTDDLTAFLGRLTGG